In a genomic window of Corvus moneduloides isolate bCorMon1 chromosome 17, bCorMon1.pri, whole genome shotgun sequence:
- the ZNF335 gene encoding zinc finger protein 335 isoform X5: MEENAVESSSDATPQAAREEPTESGLGVGSSEAVSADSSDAAAGSGLLSRADDSGVGQSSDSSAASLEEVSESSSSTDAIPRIYLPDSSSIAQSTLVSSVSTVSQSVMVSESPQVLVHSSVVTDGATVVSDSTASTSSDLGSAIDKIIESTIGPDIIQSCIAVTSAEDGRAETTQYLILQGPDDGAPMVSQMATSALANSLAIEAVADGPTSTCLDQPGPSEPSEQLEVLELPAQPDRAQEADGGEELDQPDLETLEEMMEVVVVQQFKCKMCQYKSVSKKTLINHMKERHFQPVGSALALKKGRPRKVGAAPKTEDEVPEEEDDDIMDAGAIDDPEEDSDYNPAEDEPRGRQPKYGRTVPTSSEERPRRRPGRPRKLLRLEDMPQDMLEGGEVEPLVTSQSTPNQELQNSEAASSSSMENGTGESLAEPSISQSDSENKDPSSNTGAEEADVIPRRRGRPSRRFLGKKYRKYYYKSPKPLMRPYLCRICGSRFLTHDDLRFHVNSHEANDPQLFKCLQCSYRSRRWSSLKEHMFNHVGSKPYKCEECNYTSVYKKDVIRHSTVHSRDRKKRADPPPKLNSFPCPVCNRVYPMQKRLTQHMKTHSTEKPHMCDKCGKSFKKRYTFKMHLLTHIQAIANRRFKCEFCDYVCEDKKVLLNHQLSHMNDKPYKCSVCKYSTFREDFLVSHMAVKHTGGKPFACEFCHFTTKHKKNLRLHVQCRHADSFEEWAQRHPEEPPCRRRPFFTLQQIEELKQQHSQVQAPAEPEASPPAPLGPITCHTVQAVAGAEPSVLSQGSLEGATIIYEQDVAGSAELATQTALDLLLNMSAQRELATGSLQVAVVKPDDPEETPGPCELQTQEEEAKVDSKEQQQKLVMLHMAEPGQTLVQEAYGEASLSGSELQQITIPFSGTAEYSIIAPISEEIQAPTTLYSEEESPVETSHAVVVSGAVMTEEALKDHSNHYIMSSGVPGSQFQTMEPLSGDAAFSSPAEGQEAQPASVKWPLVQCVARQLQKDSSLSPASEGQEVSSPKVKWPALQGMAKKLTCKVSAAKKLSCKISTAKKFSCKICTAMFTGRAEMESHKRAHIGPSTFKCPDCPFTATLWPEVRSHMVQHANLRPHKCPHCSFASKNKKDLRRHMLTHTNEKPFACQVCGQRFNRNGHLKFHMQRLHSSEGKRPGPAAAQQTIILNSDEDTLATLHTALQAGQAVLAPERLQQALGQEHILVAQEQSVTSQEEAAYIQEITTADGQTVQHLVTADNQVQYIIAQEGVPHLLPQEYVVVPEGHHIQVQDGQITHIQYEQGGQFLPESQIQYMPVSPEQQLITQAQLEAAAHSAVSAVADAAMAQAQSVFTTEAAAEQIQQLQPGIHYDVITLSD, from the exons ATGGAGGAAAATGCGGTGGAGAGCAGCAGCGACGCGACCCCGCAGGCGGCGCGGGAGGAGCCCACCGAAAGCGGGCTGGGCGTCGGGAGCTCGGAGGCCGTGTCAGCGGACAGCAGCGATGCCGCCGCGGGGTCCGGGCTCCTCTCCCGGGCCGATGACTCCGGCGTGGGGCAGAGCTCCGACAGCAGCGCGGCCTCCTTG GAAGAGGTCTCAgaaagcagctccagcacagatGCCATTCCAAGGATTTACCTGCCAGACTCATCCTCTATTGCCCAATCCACCTTGGTCTCCAGCGTCTCCACTGTGAGCCAGTCCGTCATGGTGTCAGAGTCCCCACAAGTCCTGGTCCACTCCAGTGTCGTCACCGATGGAGCCACAGTCGTGTCAGACTCCACTGCGTCCACCTCCTCAGACCTGGGTTCTGCCATTGACAAAATCATTGAGTCCACAATCGGGCCTGACATCATCCAGA gctgcatCGCCGTGACCAGCGCAGAGGATGGAAGGGCAGAGACCACGCAGTACCTCATTCTACAAGGCCCCGATGATG GTGCCCCCATGGTGTCCCAGATGGCCACTTCTGCTCTAGCCAATAGCTTGGCGATAGAAGCTGTTGCTGATGGACCTACCTCCACGTGCCTTGACCAGCCCGGCCCTTCAGAGCCTTCTGAGCAGTTggaagtgctggagctgccggCACAGCCAGACCGAGCCCAAGAGGCAGATGGTGGGGAGGAGCTGGACCAGCCAGACTTGGAGACCCTGGAAGAGATGATGGAAGTGGTGGTGGTGCAGCAGTTCAAGTGCAAGATGTGTCAGTACAAGAGTGTCTCTAAGAAAACACTGATTAACCACATGAAAGAGCGTCACTTCCAGCCAG TGGGTTCAGCTCTGGCTTTGAAGAAAGGACGACCACGAAAGGTGGGAGCTGCTCCAAAGACTGAGGATGAGGTCCCAGAAGAAGAAGATGATGATATTATGGATGCTGGTGCTATTGATGATCCTGAAG AGGACAGTGACTACAACCCAGCTGAGGATGAGCCCCGGGGGCGACAGCCCAAGTACGGCCGCACTGTCCCCACATCCAGCGAGGAGAGGCCACGTCGACGCCCAGGGAGACCCCGCAAGCTGCTTCGTCTGGAGGATATGCCTCAGGACATGCTGGAAG GAGGGGAGGTGGAGCCCTTGGTGACGTCCCAAAGCACAccaaaccaggagctgcagaactCAGAAGCAGCCAGTTCCTCCAGCATGGAGAATGGGACTGGTGagagcctggcagagcccagTATCAGCCAGTCCGACTCAGAGAACAAGGACCCTTCCTCCAACACTGGTGCTGAGGAGGCAGATGTCATCCcccggcggcgcgggcggcccTCGCGCCGCTTCCTGGGCAAGAAATACCGCAA GTATTACTACAAGTCCCCCAAGCCCCTGATGCGGCCCTACCTGTGTCGGATCTGTGGCTCGCGGTTCCTCACACACGATGACCTGCGCTTCCATGTCAACTCACACGAGGCCAATGACCCGCAGCTCTTCAAGTGTCTTCAGTGCAGCTACCGCTCCCGGCGCTGGTCCTCCCTCAAG GAGCACATGTTCAACCATGTGGGCAGCAAGCCCTACAAGTGCGAGGAGTGCAATTATACCAGCGTGTACAAGAAGGATGTCATTCGGCACTCCACAGTGCACAGCCGGGACAG gaagaagaGAGCTGATCCG CCACCAAAGCTGAACTCCTTCCCGTGCCCCGTCTGCAACCGTGTCTACCCCATGCAGAAGAGGCTTACGCAGCACATGAAGACACACAGTACAGAGAAACCACACATGTGTGACAAG TGCGGGAAGTCCTTTAAGAAGCGTTACACCTTCAAGATGCACCTGCTGACGCACATCCAGGCCATCGCCAACCGCAG GTTCAAGTGTGAGTTCTGTGACTATGTCTGCGAGGACAAGAAGGTGCTGCTCAACCATCAGCTGTCGCACATGAACGACAAGCCCTACAAGTGCAGCGTCTGCAAGTATTCCACCTTCCGGGAGGACTTCCTGGTCTCGCACATGGCAGTCAAGCACACAG GAGGGAAACCGTTCGCTTGCGAGTTCTGTCACTTCACCACCAAGCACAAGAAGAATCTGCGCCTGCACGTGCAGTGCCGCCACGCCGACTCCTTCGAGGAGTGGGCACAGAGGCACCCCGAGGAGCCgccctgccgccgccgccccttCTTCACCCTGCAGCAGATCGaggagctgaagcagcagcacagccaggtgcAGGCACCGGCTGAGCCAGAGGCCAGCCCACCG GCACCTCTTGGCCCCATCACCTGCCACACGGTCCAGGCTGTCGCAGGTGCAGAGCCCTCTGTTCTCTCGCAGGGTTCCCTGGAAGGGGCCACCATCATCTATGAACAAG ATGTGGCTGGATCAGCAGAGCTGGCCACGCAGACGGCCCTGGATCTCCTGCTGAACATGAGTGCCCAGCGGGAGCTGGCCACCGGCTCACTGCAG GTGGCAGTGGTGAAGCCAGATGACCCAGAAGAGACACCAGGCCCCTGTGAGCTGCAgacacaggaggaggaggcaaagGTGGACTccaaggaacagcagcaaaagtTGGTGATGCTGCACATGGCAGAGCCCGGGCAGACACTTGTGCAGGAGGCTTATGGGGAAGCAAGCCTGAGtggctcagagctgcagcagatcACCATCCCCTTCAGCGGAACAGCAGAGTACAGCATCATCGCACCCATCAGTGAGGAGATCCAGGCTCCCACCACGCTGTACAG TGAGGAGGAGAGCCCTGTGGAGACCTCCCACGCAGTCGTGGTGAGTGGAGCTGTGATGACAGAGGAGGCTCTGAAGGACCATAGCAATCACTACATCATGTCATCTGGTGTCCCAGGGAGCCAGTTCCAGACCATGGAG CCCCTCAGCGGGGatgctgccttttcctcacCCGCGGAGGGCCAGGAGGCACAGCCCGCCAGCGTCAAGTGGCCCCTGGTGCAGTGTGTCGCCAGGCAGCTCCAGAAGGACTCGTCTTTATCCCCAGCCTCCGAGGGGCAGGAAGTCTCATCCCCAAAGGTCAAGTGGCCTGCACTCCAAGGCATGGCCAAGAAGCTCACATGCAAGGTTTCTGCAGCCAAGAAGCTCTCATGCAAGATTTCCACAGCCAAAAAGTTTTCATGCAAGATTTGCACAGCCATGTTCACAGGGAGAGCGGAGATGGAGAGTCACAAGAGAGCCCACATTGGGCCCAGCACCTTCAAGTGTCCCGACTGTCCCTTCACTGCCACCCTCTGGCCAGAGGTCCGG AGCCACATGGTTCAACATGCCAACCTCCGGCCACACAAGTGCCCCCACTGCAGCTTCGCCTCCAAGAACAAGAAGGACCTGCGCAGGCACATGCTGACCCACACCAACGAGAAGCCCTTCGCCTGCCAGGTCTGTGGGCAGAG GTTCAACCGTAATGGGCACCTCAAGTTCCACATGCAGCGTTTGCACAGCTCAGAGGGCAAAAGGCCAGggccagctgctgcccagcagacCATCATCCTGAACAGTGACGAGGACACCCTGGCCACCCTACACA CGGCTCTGCAGGCCGGCCAGGCCGTGCTGGCTCCCGAGCGGCTGcagcaggctctggggcaggagcacATCCTTGTCGCACAGGAACAGAGCGTCACCAGCCAG gaggaggcagcctACATCCAGGAGATCACAACTGCTGATGGACAGACAGTACAGCACTTAGTGACTGCTGACAACCAG GTTCAGTACATTATTGCCCAGGAAGGCGTCCCGCACTTGCTTCCCCAAGAGTATGTTGTTGTCCCAGAGGGACATCATATCCAG GTACAGGACGGTCAGATTACCCACATCCAGTACGAGCAGGGCGGCCAGTTCCTCCCAGAGTCGCAG ATCCAGTACATGCCAGTGtcacctgagcagcagcttatcacccaggcacagctggaagcagcagcacactcAGCCGTCTCAG caGTGGCGGATGCGGCGATGGCCCAGGCACAGAGCGTCTTCACCACCGAGGCAGCAGCCGAGCagatccagcagctgcagccggGCATCCACTACGATGTCATCACGCTGTCGGACTAG